Below is a genomic region from Bombus pascuorum chromosome 7, iyBomPasc1.1, whole genome shotgun sequence.
TTGTTTGAAAGGTCAAttacgattaataaaaattgacttAAAAAGAATAGATACTGTAGTATGGATATACcgtgaaataatttgaattattaaaagcaTGGAAAAGCTTTCTGGCCATGACACGTAAAAGGATAAAGTATAGCTGAATATCAAAGTGAACTATGCATATTTTGAACTCGTTATTTTCATCATCGAGCCACAAATAGTCAAAATACGTTTTGTCTTCCGTCTGTCTTCTCTCCGCAAAAAATTATCGCGAGCTTCATACTTAAAGCTGTTCTACTACCACATTCCAGATTAATATTTGCAACGAGATTAATGTGTGTGTGAATATTCAACCACTTATCATgattaatactaatatttttcttattgttaCTGGTGCTACcgtattactttaaaaaatgccAAAACTGATTGCTCACAGAAGCTAAATCGTACATAATTTCTGCAtgtatttttcgtattatgcgaaacattttggaatttcattagcattgtaACGGAACATATTGGTAACATCTGaaactaatttaaaaatatatatatatatatggaattACAAAGAGTTTATTGCAAacaaatatttagtataacattaatatgcagcctaatatatatgtatatcatgaTATAgactatttttttatattatatatcatcattatatatctttatatggACTTATATATAGACTTTATATAGATtcattatatatctttatatagacttaaaattttatgaatgtaaTCGTGATTGTTAAGATTCGTAACAGcgtgaatgaaatttcaaaatgttgcGTATggtacacataatatattcacaaaaaGTTTCCACAAGTGTccagatattttatatgtttctgtacgtagaaacaaaattgttattttctaatggattatttcaataatactCGTATGTATACCGTGTATCGAGATTGTATAAGAACAGTTTTATTAAGTTATTTTACAACATTAATCGTAGTGATATTGATAAAACGATCGCTCTCAATAATGCATCTACTGTGAATCACTGAATATCGATCCGTTTTTCAAGTCGATCTCAACACTGTATAATATGAAACACATAGTTTTATCACCTGAAATTTACCAATATTGTTACAGCTGATGTGTTGTAATTATTGAAGATAACATTATTGATACATTACTTCTGAAAAGCTTTGCATGTTCAATTGTATTAAACCGCCGGCAGTTAAATAGCGTGGAGTTAGACTTCGCCGCAACGCTAATATGTACAATGCTTGCGTTTTTGCATTCATCTTGTACCATGATGCCTCGTATCTacgaatttcattataatctataaattaatattatattaataaaggTTAAATATAAACACTTCAGTCGTACAAACATCCATTCGAATGaagcgaaaataaaatagaagtttCTTGTTTACACGACTCAATAGCAagtatgattattttatatatattttaattacaaaaggaaaattatagaggacaatttgaaaaatcataaatgaataaaagaacTAGCAAATTACTTACAATGCTTTTACACTGTATAGAAACACATGTATAGTCATAAtttgttattcttttattaataaaccAAGCAAGTGATTGATAAGATTACAAGTAATGAGAATGctgttataatatatgttatacTCACATTGCATCGTAAATCTCATCGGACGAATTTATGACAAACTGACCCTGCATCGTTAGGTAAAACAGATGCAAGAACTGAATAATCAGAAAGCTGGTAAACTTGTAAAAATCCATACATATTTCCATCGTAGCGATCTAATTTCAAACAATGATAGTCCATTGACGAATCATATTCAACGATACAAAGTCGATTAAAAGAAGCTCACCTGTACCATCGTAATACTAACGCACAAGACTATTATACCCATACACATAAAAAGATATGTAACGTGTGCGCTCTCAATTTTTTCCAGAAACCTGTTTTACAAGTAAAAtcaaggaaaatatttcttgattACAACAGAAGTACttaagaaaaatacataattagaAATGAAAACGTAATACCGAAATAGGGCCAAAAAATATCAGTCGCTTAAAAAGTTGTGAGaggattaatttttgtttaaatggGAGATAATTATTACCAAACATtcaaaagatttattaaaaactgaAATTATAAAGGATATTTATCTAATTCAATGTTAACGatggttaaaattaattatctaaaGTAACCAAAAACAATTTCCGTCGCCAATAATGGTTAACATTAaccgaaaataattaaatcatttatCATGGTTATTCGCACAagtcattaaaattaaaatatgaattcttatatcatatttttttcaatttacattataaGTCCAGagacaaaaaatatatccttaagatttatgagaaaaaaataaataaaaaaataaataaatgaaatcgtTTAAATAACAAGCAGCGATCACTAAatcttgaataaatttttcaaaaaaataaacgataaaaatatataatttttaagtattacaAATAACCGTTATAAATAATCaacgtttttttttgttttagcGATAACCATTATTTATAAGAGGATTCTTTTTTCGTTACTGATGATCATTATGGATAAAaagatttcattttgattCCCGACGACCATTATACTACTAAAAGTGGTCGAACGCTGTCTTGCATGAACCACACACATTTTCCACACAAATTACTGATCACtacatattacaatattgacatacatacacatgaaacaaaaactgaaacaaaagaaactacAAAAGCAATTATTTAAACTTATACTAGAAGGACTAATAaaggtattattttatagagtaatatgtaataatacagATTAATACAAATGcagcgaaatgaaaaattgcatttatcGCATTGAACAGCTTTTTTaagttttcgttttcgttgtAATAAATAGTACTATCTTTGCAAGGCagtttaatcatttttaaatacatctgGTTAGGAGCttgttcattttttcaatACGCATACCCAACGATGCTTCTAAAAGGTACCTCAGATATCTAACTAACCCTAGCTAATTTCGGGAAAATGATACAAAGAAAACGAAAGCGTCGGcgaaaaatatcataaatcttTTTCTGAATGAACTCTTCACTACTACCTTGTTACGTAACatattttaacgattttagaaatttgataGGAGGATAAAACAGTTCTGGAAGGACAGAATCATTTCGAAAACCTAAGAGAAATATTACGGGGAATTGTACAAACATAAAATTGCacttaattgtaaatttagtATAGGTTTAAGTTACTCTGATGTAGATTTCTTTAGaccttttcatttttagttctttgaacgttttatttcctttatttttgtattctgtgttattttttaaatcttttttatttatttccaataCGAGTGATTTAGGTGTCTAATGTGTACAGTGCGGgttgtattaaattatatttactgtaATATAAAACTTTTGCCATTTTCGTTACGATTTTTCCGTTAACAGGGAATACACTCACGGTGGGTGTGATTCCCCTCTGGACACTCACGAACGGGATGATCGTGATGCCTGtgttaaatttgtataaatattaattatttatgaaggGGAAGGATTAGAAGAAACTACTCGAAAATTTCATGAGATGGATTTCGATATGCTGTTATAGATGTTAGTGAGTAGACAGATATTGCAAAACATCACGAATGAGTAAGAGGTAAGCTGCCGCCCATGTATCGTTCGATTTAAGGATCCCTGTGTAACCCGCTACCAAGGTTGACCTACTTTCATTCCGCATAAGTGATCGAGGATTGTATTTAACCCCTTAGGTACGGCTGAATTTTGCGCGGAGCTGTTTCTTTGTATGACAGAGTTTGATGCGAATTACGCGTAAATGATACAGCACTGCAATGTATGACGGATAATGCTGTTCTCTAACACATCGTAACGAACTGTTTGAttactaaattataattcttctTAAAGATATGATACATATGctttaactttaataatttactttaataattaataatacaatcgagtttaatatattttaaagcatgATACCACATAGATCCACGTCACAATTTTCACACTCATAGCGCGAtagtgtttttcaaattgctcttcgttttctattttgaagcgacattttgaggttgaagattctaaaaaattataagggTATGGATTGGCATGTTAATAAGAGCATCTAATAatggtatatttatattaacgaGAAGCAACAATTAATACCTGACACTGGCGTAAAGACTATATATTCTGTctatatattgttaacacTGTTATAAAACGTTTTGACAGCAAGAGAAGTGTGAGgcaaaacaaatgaaaaagatcaTTTAGTTCAAACGATGAGCGAATGAGTCAGTAAGGTGAGTTAATATAGTGGCGCGTCGTAATATAAGATGACATCCGCGaaagccactatagtggcgctTTGTACCTAAAAGGTTAAAGCTCTTCTATccaaatgttaataaaaattaacgatagTCGCAAGTaaccaaaaagaaaattccatcACCGATATGGATATCGGTACACAAAAAAGAATTCTCTCATCTATAATGGTAGTCGGTAAGTAAGAAAAATTTCGTTAGTCGATAATGTTTATCGGTAACTAAAAAAGAATTCTTCCAGTTATAATGGTTATCGGCAACCACATTTATATTGATTATCTATTGCGGGTATTCGTAAACAAAACCAGATAAACTTATCTACTAATTCTTATATTGCAACCTTTAGTCGTTTTGTTTATAACTGTCCCTGGTTATAACAGTTAGAGACGCTGGCTAATACTGACATTATTGCCCGTTGGTGCCCCTGTATAGAGAAGCGTACTCTGTCATATGTCTCCTTCACCTTTTTTTCAGAAATCTTCGTATTGAAAGAAATGTCGTTGATAGCATTCTTGAAGCGATACCTAGAAACAGTgcaatttattcgataatatttgaaatatggaGGAAATTTTCGATTTGCTTACCCAGCCACAGTCAACAGTCCGCAAGCATGCTGCACAAGGATCATGTAACAAGTGTCACAACTAACGAACACGATTAGCACCACATATATAGCGAGGCCtagatatatttgaatatagtaataatatttgagGTCATCCTCGACAAAATAGTATGCTGGTATAGTGTATAACATGGGTGGCGATGTATTGTGTGGTTTTATTATGTGTATCAGACGCATTGTCCATGGTAGTTGTACAAAAAGGAATGCGCATATACACGCATTTACTGAAAACAAATGGTTA
It encodes:
- the LOC132909101 gene encoding odorant receptor 4-like; the protein is MRLIHIIKPHNTSPPMLYTIPAYYFVEDDLKYYYYIQIYLGLAIYVVLIVFVSCDTCYMILVQHACGLLTVAGYRFKNAINDISFNTKISEKKVKETYDRVRFSIQGHQRAIMFLEKIESAHVTYLFMCMGIIVLCVSITMVQIATMEICMDFYKFTSFLIIQFLHLFYLTMQGQFVINSSDEIYDAIYEASWYKMNAKTQALYILALRRSLTPRYLTAGGLIQLNMQSFSEVIKLCVSYYTVLRST